From Thermoanaerobaculia bacterium:
CTCGGTCGAGGTCCAGTCGCTGCCGTGACGGCCGTCCGGGTCTCGCTCCCTCCCCACCTGCGGGACCTCGCCGGGGTCGGCGCCGAAGTGTCCGTCGAGGTCGCGGGCGAGGCGACGCCGCGCGCCGTGCTCGACGCCCTCGAAGCCCGCTACCCCGCTCTCCGTGGAACGATCCGCGACCATGGGACGCACGCGCGGCGGCCTTTCGTGAGGTTCTTCGCATGCGGCGAGGATCTCTCGCACGATCCGCCCGACACCCCCCTTCCGCGCGCCGTCAGCGACGGCGCCGAGCCGTTCCTGGTCGTGGGAGCGATCGCCGGAGGATGAGAGGCGCATCGGCGCTCGCTGCGCCGATGGACGATGGCTTTCAGCGCGCCCTTCTCACGGCCGGCGGGCCTGCGCGGAGCCGCTCATCGCCGCGGCGATCGAGGCGCCGACGAAACCGACGACGAACGCCATCGCGACTTCGAGGAAGAAGAGATTGTGGCTCTCCGGATCGCGGAACGTGTCGAAGATCACCCGCGCCATCACCGAAGTGACGAACCCGAGGCCCGCCACGCCGGCGATCTTCGGCCAGGGCAGCGGAGTCCAGCGGGTGATCGCCAGTCCGCCGATCACGGCGTCGCCGACCCACAACAGGGGAAAGATCCCTTCGAGGATCTTCATTGTCGAATACGGAACCGGCCAGTACAGCACTCCGCAGGCGACGATCGACAGGCCCATGGCGGAGAGGGTCCGAGCTCGCTCATGACGAAGCAGGGGAATCAGGAGGAAGAGGTAAGCGGCTCCCACGATGAGGATCATCGTCTCCCCCTTCGGATCTCTCCTTCCGGGTCCGGAAATCGTAACGCACCGGGCGAGTCGAGTCGCCCGTCACCCGGCCAGCCCGCCGCGATGGTCAGCGCGGCGGATTCGCGCCGACGTCGAGCGAGAGGACGTAGAGCAGGTCGATGGGCCGCCCGGCGACCGTCGCCGGAGCGAAACGCCAGGAACAGACCGCGTCGAGCGCATCGAGGTCGAGTCCGCGCATCCCGTCGCGGCCGCCGAACAGGAGCGGTTCGCGCAGGGCTCCCTGGGCGTCGACGACCGCCTCGATGAAGACGCGTTCCTCGCCGTAGGACGCCGGCGCGAAACGCTCGCGGGGAACGCGCCTCGATTCGGGCAGAACGCGGGGCCGCTCGATCCGCTCGCCCAGATCCTCCATCGGCTTCGAGCGCACTTCGCCGTAGCGGTGAGGATCGAGACGCTTCCCCGCTTCGCCGATGGGCGCGAGGTCCGCGTCGTAGAACGCCGGATCCTCCCCCTGGGCCGCCTCCCAGAGGCACGTCGCCCGCCGCCGGTCTTCGGGACCGTCGTGCGCCGCGAGGGCGAGAGCGCGCAGGGCCATCAGCGTCACCGTGAGAGGCCGCGAAGGCGAGCCGGCGTCGAGCTGCCCGTTCCACTGCCGATCGAGGATCCCTTCCGCCGCCGGAAACTCCCCCGCTTCGAGGCGGGACAGAGCTTCACCGACGCCGTTGGACGCGAGCTCGCGCAGG
This genomic window contains:
- a CDS encoding MoaD/ThiS family protein, producing the protein MTAVRVSLPPHLRDLAGVGAEVSVEVAGEATPRAVLDALEARYPALRGTIRDHGTHARRPFVRFFACGEDLSHDPPDTPLPRAVSDGAEPFLVVGAIAGG